In Ammospiza caudacuta isolate bAmmCau1 chromosome 2, bAmmCau1.pri, whole genome shotgun sequence, a genomic segment contains:
- the SLC35F2 gene encoding solute carrier family 35 member F2, which yields MWSPERPISPLPPSVNQLRIETRSGETQKARQKLELFSNVTYAISFANGYTKGVYGRHIWKTVILGQMLSMFICGTAVTSQYLADRFHVNTPMLQSFINYSLLLLVYTTTLVFRTGSDSLCQILKQRWWKYLIVGLADVEANYTIVKAYQYTNLTSVQLLDCFGIPLLMALSWFLLRARYKLIHFVAVAICLLGVATMVGADILAGREEGEGSDVVIGDVLVLLAASLYAISNVGEEYIVKNLSRVEFLGMVGLFGTIISGLQLAIVEHKEIMKIQWNWKIALLFTAFALCMFGLYSFMPVVIKVTSATSVNLAILTSDLYSLFIGLYLFFYKFSGLYIVSFVIIMVGFTLYCTAPPATAEPTAMPQPGCAGLDNAALKLEETDGQSPEVAVQSSREETEVLSTN from the exons ATGTGGAGTCCAGAAAGACCAATatcccctcttcctccttccgTAAATCAGCTTAGGATAGAGACTCGTTCAG GAGAGACCCAAAAGGCAAGACAGAAACTTGAGTTGTTCAGTAACGTCACCTATGCCATTAGTTTTGCCAACGGCTACACTAAGGGAGTCTATGGAAG GCATATTTGGAAAACTGTAATTCTGGGCCAGATGCTCTCCATGTTTATCTGTGGGACTGCTGTTACAAGCCAGTACCTGGCAGACAGATTCCATGTGAATACTCCAATGTTGCAAAGTTTCATCAACTATAGTTTGCTGCTTCTGGTTTATACAACAACGCTGGTATTTAGGACTG GCAGTGACAGTCTCTGTCAAATTTTGAAACAGAGGTGGTGGAAGTATCTTATTGTGGGACTGGCTGATGTTGAAGCCAATTACACGATTGTAAAAGCCTACCAATATACAAACCTCACAAGTGTGCAG CTCCTGGACTGTTTTGGGATTCCTCTACTGATGGCTTTGTCCTGGTTCCTTCTCCGAGCAAGATACAAGCTGatacattttgttgctgttgcCATCTGTTTGCTGGGTGTGGCAACAATGGTGGGTGCAGACATtttggcagggagggaggaaggtgAAG GTAGTGACGTGGTGATTGGAGATGTCTTAGTGCTTCTTGCTGCTTCTTTGTATGCCATTTCTAATGTGGGTGAGGAATACATTGTGAAAAATCTGAGCAGAGTGGAGTTTCTAGGAATGGTGGGCTTGTTTGGGACTATTATCAGCGGTCTACAGCT AGCCATTGTGGAACATAAGGAGATAATGAAAATTCAGTGGAACTGGAAAATTG ctctgctgttcaCAGCCTTTGCCCTGTGCATGTTTGGGCTGTACAGCTTCATGCCAGTTGTGATTAAAGTTACCAGCGCAACCTCCGTCAACCTGGCGATTCTGACTTCAGATCTCTACAGTCTCTTCATTGGGCTTTACCTGTTTTTTTACAAG TTTTCAGGTCTCTACATCGTGTCCTTTGTTATCATCATGGTGGGCTTCACGCTGTACTGCACCGCTCCCCCTGCCACGGCAGAGCCCACGGCCATGCCGCAGCCCGGCTGCGCCGGCCTGGACAACGCGGCCCTCAAGCTGGAGGAGACCGACGGCCAAAGCCCAGAGGTGGCTGTGCAGTCCTCCAGGGAAGAAACTGAGGTGCTCAGCACCAATTAA